One genomic window of Paenisporosarcina antarctica includes the following:
- the tadA gene encoding tRNA adenosine(34) deaminase TadA, translating to MDVFKKDRTYMLEALVEAQKAATLGEVPIGAVIVYQDVIIARAHNLRETTQNATTHAELLAIQQACAKVGSWRLEDMTLYVTLEPCPMCAGAILQSRIPRVVYGARDVKAGCVDSLYRLLNDPRFNHECEVTEGIHSEECSAILTNFFRSLREQKKNQKRTLE from the coding sequence ATGGATGTATTTAAAAAAGATCGGACTTACATGTTAGAAGCATTAGTCGAAGCACAAAAAGCAGCAACTTTAGGTGAAGTGCCGATTGGTGCAGTCATCGTCTACCAAGATGTAATCATTGCACGTGCACATAATTTGCGTGAAACGACACAAAATGCAACGACTCACGCAGAGCTACTAGCGATACAACAAGCGTGTGCAAAGGTCGGCAGTTGGCGTTTAGAAGACATGACCCTTTATGTCACACTTGAACCTTGTCCTATGTGTGCAGGGGCTATTTTGCAATCCCGTATACCACGTGTAGTTTATGGTGCGCGTGACGTCAAAGCTGGTTGCGTCGATTCACTCTATCGATTGCTCAATGACCCTCGATTTAATCATGAATGCGAAGTAACTGAAGGGATTCATAGTGAAGAGTGTAGCGCTATTCTCACTAATTTTTTCCGTAGTTTACGTGAACAAAAAAAGAACCAGAAACGAACCCTTGAATAG
- the pdxR gene encoding MocR-like pyridoxine biosynthesis transcription factor PdxR translates to MGMWLLIQIDKSSSTPLYEQLYRDIKGRIIRGDLAVGTKLPSKRKLAEFLAISQTTIELAYGQLVSEGFITAVARSGYFVEQVEELAYVEEIREELVQTESVKRNYSIDFNSGRIDTAAFPFNQWRKYAKDVLDETSRDLLLLGHPQGDVELRQEIASYIYSSRGVRCTPQQVVIGSGTEQLMPLLIRLLDKDAIYAIENPGYPITHYIFDNYDRKTLAVSVDSDGMKVAELENQDATVAYVTPSHQFPTGAILSASRRAQLLNWASSKEGRYIIEDDYDSEFRYVGKPIPSLQGMDKHERVIYTSTFSKSLMPSLRIAYFVLPMHLLQAYRHTFPYYSSTVPRLDQHVLAQFMQDGHFSKHLNRMRKLYRKKLDKLTRAFEAYEPTVLISGEQAGMHIVLTIDIKSTDRELVKLAKLADIRVYALSEYHQTTENISCKPQVLIGFGGFLEEEIEPAVEALMNAWNIIKT, encoded by the coding sequence ATGGGTATGTGGTTGTTAATTCAAATCGATAAATCGTCTTCAACGCCTCTTTATGAACAACTTTATCGCGATATTAAGGGACGGATTATTCGTGGTGACTTAGCAGTTGGAACTAAGTTACCATCTAAACGGAAGCTAGCTGAATTTCTAGCCATTAGTCAAACAACGATTGAATTAGCTTACGGTCAGCTAGTTTCCGAAGGCTTTATTACAGCAGTTGCTCGAAGTGGTTACTTTGTTGAACAAGTAGAAGAACTTGCTTATGTGGAAGAGATACGAGAAGAACTTGTACAAACTGAATCCGTAAAACGCAACTACAGCATTGATTTTAACTCTGGTCGAATTGATACTGCCGCCTTCCCATTCAACCAATGGCGAAAGTATGCAAAAGATGTACTTGATGAAACGTCACGAGATTTATTGTTGCTTGGTCACCCTCAAGGAGACGTAGAGTTAAGACAAGAAATTGCAAGTTATATATACTCGTCACGCGGTGTTCGTTGTACTCCACAACAAGTGGTAATCGGTTCAGGGACCGAGCAGTTAATGCCTCTACTTATACGCCTTCTAGATAAAGATGCAATTTACGCAATTGAAAACCCTGGCTACCCAATAACACATTATATATTTGATAATTATGATCGTAAAACCTTAGCTGTCTCTGTTGATTCAGATGGGATGAAGGTAGCCGAACTAGAAAATCAAGATGCCACCGTTGCTTATGTTACTCCTTCTCACCAGTTCCCAACAGGTGCGATTTTATCAGCTTCTAGACGTGCACAACTACTCAACTGGGCATCCAGCAAAGAAGGACGATACATTATCGAAGATGACTATGACAGTGAGTTTCGCTATGTTGGTAAACCGATTCCTTCTCTCCAAGGAATGGATAAACATGAGCGTGTCATATATACTAGTACATTTTCTAAATCTTTAATGCCTTCCTTGCGTATCGCTTACTTTGTGTTACCCATGCACTTATTACAAGCGTACCGTCATACATTCCCTTACTACTCTTCAACAGTACCGAGGCTCGATCAACATGTGCTTGCACAGTTTATGCAAGATGGTCACTTTTCTAAACATTTAAATCGTATGCGAAAATTATATCGAAAAAAACTTGATAAGTTAACGCGTGCTTTTGAAGCCTATGAACCGACTGTTCTTATATCAGGGGAGCAAGCAGGAATGCACATAGTGTTAACGATAGATATTAAATCAACTGATCGTGAATTAGTAAAACTTGCAAAACTTGCAGACATCCGAGTATATGCTTTATCTGAATACCACCAAACGACTGAAAACATCTCCTGTAAACCTCAAGTGTTAATTGGATTTGGTGGTTTTCTAGAAGAGGAGATTGAACCCGCTGTGGAAGCCTTAATGAATGCCTGGAACATCATAAAAACTTAA
- the pdxT gene encoding pyridoxal 5'-phosphate synthase glutaminase subunit PdxT yields the protein MVKIGVLALQGAVREHINSIEASGAQAVVVKRTEDLAEIDGLILPGGESTTMRRLLDLYGMMEPLRAFAKAGNPMFGTCAGLILLADSLVGYDQPHIGVMNVTVERNSFGRQVDSFEAPLSIKGIADDFPAVFIRAPHITEVGPKTDVLCEHNGRIVMAQQGQFLGCSFHPELTDDHRVTAYFVHLVENYIKQKA from the coding sequence ATGGTGAAAATTGGCGTCTTAGCCTTACAAGGAGCTGTTCGGGAACATATCAATTCAATTGAAGCGAGTGGAGCCCAAGCAGTAGTAGTGAAACGTACGGAGGATTTGGCCGAGATTGATGGCCTTATTTTACCTGGCGGTGAAAGTACGACAATGCGTCGACTTCTAGATTTATATGGCATGATGGAACCTTTACGAGCATTTGCAAAAGCGGGAAATCCTATGTTTGGAACTTGTGCAGGACTTATCTTGCTTGCTGATTCGCTTGTAGGGTATGATCAACCTCATATTGGCGTGATGAATGTGACCGTTGAACGAAACTCATTTGGTCGTCAAGTTGATAGTTTTGAAGCTCCTCTTTCGATTAAGGGAATAGCTGATGATTTTCCAGCTGTTTTTATACGGGCTCCTCATATCACTGAGGTTGGACCAAAAACAGATGTGCTGTGTGAACATAACGGTCGAATCGTGATGGCACAACAAGGCCAATTCCTAGGGTGTTCGTTTCATCCGGAGTTAACAGATGATCACCGAGTAACGGCTTACTTTGTCCATCTTGTCGAAAACTATATTAAACAAAAAGCGTAA
- a CDS encoding deoxynucleoside kinase, translating into MPIPFITVEGPIGVGKTSLSKAIADANKFQLLKEIVDENPFLNKFYENIEEWSFQTEMFFLCNRYKQLSDIQKKYIAEREPVVADYHIFKNLIFAKRTLPAEEYVKYESIYRILTQDMPRPNMVIYLHASLETLMKRIAQRGREFEKMISADYMEKLSADYHTFIQHFEDTHPEIPVLRFNGDEIDFVQNESDLKLILDQVQDTLKKRSLDA; encoded by the coding sequence ATGCCGATTCCATTTATCACAGTTGAAGGCCCGATTGGTGTTGGTAAGACGTCACTATCAAAGGCTATTGCTGATGCAAATAAATTTCAACTATTAAAAGAAATTGTAGATGAAAATCCATTTTTAAATAAATTTTATGAAAATATTGAAGAGTGGAGCTTTCAAACGGAAATGTTTTTCCTTTGTAATCGATACAAACAATTAAGCGATATTCAAAAGAAGTATATTGCAGAGCGTGAACCTGTTGTAGCTGATTATCATATATTTAAGAACTTAATTTTCGCAAAACGTACGCTTCCTGCTGAAGAATATGTTAAATACGAGTCTATTTACCGTATTTTGACGCAAGATATGCCAAGACCAAACATGGTCATTTACTTGCACGCTAGTTTAGAAACATTAATGAAGCGGATTGCACAGCGAGGTCGTGAATTCGAAAAAATGATCAGTGCCGATTATATGGAGAAATTATCAGCCGATTACCATACGTTCATTCAACATTTTGAAGACACACATCCGGAAATTCCAGTTCTTCGTTTTAACGGAGATGAAATCGATTTTGTTCAAAATGAATCTGATTTGAAGTTGATATTAGATCAAGTGCAAGATACATTAAAAAAGAGGAGTCTCGATGCATGA
- the pdxS gene encoding pyridoxal 5'-phosphate synthase lyase subunit PdxS, which translates to MNEYLTGTDRVKRGMAEMQKGGVIMDVINAEQARIAEAAGAVAVMALERVPSDIRAAGGVARMADPRITEEVMKAVTIPVMAKARIGHISEARMLEAMGVDYIDESEVLTPADEEFHLIKSNFTVPFVCGNKDLGEAARRIGEGASMLRTKGEPGTGNIVEAVRHLRKLHAQVRKIIHMNEDELMTEAKILGAPYHVLLEIKHLGRLPVVNFAAGGVATPADAALMMELGADGVFVGSGIFKSDNPERFARAIVEATTHYQDYKLLVEISKDLGVPMKGIEISRLEAKDRMQDRVL; encoded by the coding sequence ATGAATGAATATTTAACAGGTACAGATCGTGTGAAACGTGGAATGGCAGAAATGCAAAAAGGTGGCGTCATTATGGACGTTATCAATGCAGAACAAGCTCGTATTGCTGAAGCAGCAGGAGCAGTAGCAGTAATGGCTTTAGAACGTGTACCATCTGATATTCGTGCAGCTGGTGGCGTAGCACGTATGGCAGACCCACGTATTACGGAAGAAGTTATGAAGGCGGTAACGATTCCAGTTATGGCTAAAGCACGTATTGGTCATATTTCTGAAGCTCGAATGTTAGAAGCAATGGGTGTTGACTATATTGATGAATCTGAAGTGTTAACTCCAGCAGATGAAGAGTTCCACTTGATTAAAAGTAACTTCACGGTTCCTTTTGTCTGTGGGAATAAAGATTTAGGTGAAGCGGCTCGTCGAATTGGTGAAGGTGCTTCCATGCTTCGTACGAAAGGTGAACCTGGAACAGGTAACATCGTAGAAGCCGTGCGTCATTTACGTAAATTACATGCTCAAGTTCGTAAAATTATTCATATGAATGAAGATGAATTAATGACAGAAGCGAAAATTCTAGGTGCACCTTACCATGTGTTACTTGAAATTAAACACTTAGGAAGACTCCCAGTTGTAAACTTTGCTGCAGGTGGAGTAGCTACTCCAGCAGATGCAGCATTAATGATGGAACTTGGAGCAGATGGTGTATTCGTTGGATCAGGTATTTTTAAATCAGACAATCCAGAAAGATTTGCGCGTGCGATTGTTGAAGCGACAACTCACTACCAAGATTACAAATTACTTGTTGAAATTTCAAAAGATCTTGGAGTTCCAATGAAGGGTATTGAAATTTCTCGTTTAGAAGCGAAAGATCGCATGCAGGATCGAGTTTTATAA
- the dnaX gene encoding DNA polymerase III subunit gamma/tau — MAYQAFYRVYRPQSFAEMSGQAHVKQTLQNALLYNKTTHAYLFNGPRGTGKTSAAKIFAKALNCERAPVFEPCNECDTCKSITNGSNTDVIEFDAASNSRVEEIRDIIEKVRFAPANSRYKVYIIDEVHMLSNSAFNALLKTLEEPPAHVVFILATTEPHKLPLTIISRCQRFDFKRITATDIVDRMNVILTDSGIQSNDQALKVIAQAAAGGMRDALSMLDQVVSFSGDEMTVEDALLVTGSIGQDIFYQLAESLLTKDVAKVLTLLEGLMKEGKDAVRLTEDLITFFRDLLLMNTAPSLDELLELASNEEKFKQLASQFPVEKLYRYIEILSATQQEMRYSNHAKVYLETALLKMSQVKEDNSQLAIDLSPFEEKIAQLERTVVALEQQVKQGLTSNGTQTPQANESQKRQRLRTQTGFKAPSGRIQEVLKTATKQDIQLIKSHWSTIITQLQKSHAALLNEAEPVAASASSFVLKFKYDIHCQMAADNQTFSSAFSQLLMNLTGKQYEILFVPEEAWIKIREEFVRHKGLETTDSNSVSKTSDSGQEETDEVLSFLQEVQAETEDPLVVEAEKLFGKEFIEIHDD, encoded by the coding sequence TTGGCGTATCAAGCTTTTTATCGTGTCTACCGACCGCAATCATTTGCTGAAATGTCCGGTCAAGCACATGTGAAACAAACCCTTCAAAATGCTCTCCTTTATAATAAAACGACGCATGCGTATTTATTCAATGGACCACGAGGGACGGGGAAAACAAGTGCGGCAAAAATTTTCGCAAAAGCATTAAACTGTGAACGTGCACCTGTTTTTGAACCATGTAACGAGTGTGATACTTGTAAGAGCATCACAAATGGATCAAATACAGATGTAATCGAATTTGATGCTGCGTCTAACTCAAGAGTTGAAGAAATTCGAGATATTATTGAGAAAGTTCGTTTTGCTCCTGCAAATTCGCGCTATAAAGTGTATATCATCGATGAAGTGCATATGTTGTCCAATAGTGCTTTTAATGCATTATTGAAAACTTTAGAAGAACCACCAGCTCATGTTGTGTTTATTTTAGCGACAACAGAACCGCATAAATTACCCTTGACGATTATTTCTAGATGCCAGCGTTTTGACTTTAAGAGAATTACAGCAACGGATATTGTAGACCGAATGAATGTAATATTGACTGATTCAGGAATCCAGTCTAATGATCAAGCCTTAAAAGTCATTGCACAAGCAGCTGCAGGCGGAATGCGTGATGCACTGAGCATGCTCGATCAAGTTGTGTCATTTAGTGGTGACGAAATGACAGTTGAAGACGCACTTCTCGTGACAGGGTCAATTGGTCAAGATATATTTTATCAACTGGCAGAATCATTATTAACAAAAGATGTTGCTAAAGTATTAACACTTTTAGAAGGATTAATGAAAGAAGGTAAAGATGCAGTTCGCTTAACCGAGGATTTAATCACATTCTTCCGTGACTTACTGTTGATGAACACAGCTCCATCCCTAGACGAATTATTAGAACTTGCATCTAATGAAGAGAAATTTAAACAACTTGCAAGTCAGTTCCCGGTTGAGAAACTATATCGATATATTGAGATATTATCTGCTACTCAACAAGAAATGCGTTACTCTAACCATGCAAAAGTTTATTTAGAGACAGCACTTTTGAAAATGTCACAAGTAAAAGAAGATAACTCTCAACTAGCTATTGATTTAAGCCCGTTTGAAGAGAAAATCGCTCAACTTGAACGAACGGTTGTTGCACTTGAGCAACAAGTTAAACAAGGACTTACATCAAATGGGACGCAAACCCCACAAGCGAATGAATCTCAAAAACGCCAGAGATTAAGAACGCAAACAGGTTTTAAAGCGCCATCTGGTCGTATTCAAGAAGTATTGAAAACAGCAACAAAGCAAGATATTCAACTAATTAAATCACACTGGTCAACGATTATTACTCAATTGCAAAAATCACATGCCGCCCTCTTGAATGAAGCGGAACCAGTTGCAGCATCTGCGAGTTCATTTGTGTTAAAATTTAAATATGATATTCATTGCCAAATGGCAGCTGATAATCAGACGTTCTCCAGTGCTTTTTCGCAACTGTTAATGAATTTAACAGGGAAGCAGTATGAAATTCTGTTCGTACCAGAAGAAGCATGGATTAAAATCCGTGAAGAGTTTGTTCGTCACAAAGGATTAGAGACTACAGATTCAAATTCAGTGTCAAAAACGAGTGATTCAGGACAAGAAGAAACAGATGAAGTGTTGAGTTTTTTGCAAGAAGTTCAAGCGGAAACTGAAGATCCTTTGGTTGTAGAGGCAGAAAAGTTATTTGGAAAAGAATTTATAGAAATACATGATGATTAG
- a CDS encoding deoxynucleoside kinase: MNLREKYGIPQNAVITIAGTVGVGKSTMTKALADALQFRTSFENVDANPYLESFYEDFEKWSFHLQIYFLAERFKEQKRIFEYGGGFIQDRSIYEDTGIFAKMHVEKGTMNLIDYDTYTSLFDAMVMTPYFPHPNLLIYLDGSIDDILSRIQERGRPMEQSTPVEYWHEMHERYENWINSFNACPVLRLNINDYDLMKSPDTVETIVERIGHCIQQTSLLRK, translated from the coding sequence ATGAACTTACGTGAGAAATACGGCATACCACAAAATGCTGTTATAACAATAGCTGGTACAGTAGGTGTCGGGAAATCAACTATGACAAAAGCACTTGCAGATGCGCTACAATTCCGCACATCTTTCGAAAATGTCGATGCGAACCCATATTTAGAGAGTTTTTATGAAGACTTTGAAAAGTGGAGCTTTCATTTACAGATTTACTTCTTAGCGGAACGCTTTAAAGAACAAAAACGTATTTTTGAATATGGTGGCGGTTTTATTCAAGACCGTTCGATTTATGAAGATACAGGAATATTTGCTAAAATGCATGTGGAAAAAGGCACGATGAATTTGATTGATTATGATACGTATACGAGTTTGTTTGATGCGATGGTCATGACTCCGTATTTCCCTCATCCAAATTTACTCATTTATTTAGATGGTTCAATTGACGATATTTTAAGCCGTATTCAAGAACGCGGGCGTCCAATGGAGCAATCAACACCGGTAGAGTACTGGCATGAAATGCACGAGCGATACGAAAATTGGATTAACTCATTTAATGCGTGTCCAGTCCTGCGTTTAAATATTAATGATTACGATTTGATGAAAAGCCCAGATACAGTAGAAACGATTGTAGAACGTATTGGTCATTGTATCCAACAAACTTCATTGTTACGTAAATAG
- a CDS encoding M4 family metallopeptidase, giving the protein MKQKKLVSLSLAATIAISVAVAPVYAAPGNAISEKVHVNQKSKAPDFISGKLTTPSEKSAKDIVFNYLSHKKELYKFSKEPFSSFRVLSETKDELGYTNLKLQQIYKGVPVFGSIVSAHVNQDGVLTAVSGEIVPELDKKQALKSGAKVKSEEALATAAKDLETKLGQIPELEHSATPEFVVYVKDGQAKFSYAMEFEFLYPEPGNYQYFVDAQTGVVLDSYNQIHEAKPTTGLSGTDTVGTGKGVLGDTKSFSTLTNNNGSYLVDRTRGDGIFTYDAGNRTRTPGTLWLDADNVLNTAYDGPAVDAHAYAAQTFDYFNNVHNRNSYDGNGAKLVSTVHYGRSYNNAFWSGSQMVYGDGDGSTFIPLSGALDVIAHELTHAVTDTTADLVYQNESGAINESMSDIFGTLTEYHFNNNPDWLIGEDIYTPSIAGDALRSMEDPTLQGDPDHYSVRYTGTGDYGGVHINSGISNKAAFLLSNGGNHYGVSVAGIGNDKTGKIFFRTLTQYLTPNSNFSQYRVASVQAATDLYGSSSSEVSSVKAAFTAVGVN; this is encoded by the coding sequence GTGAAGCAGAAAAAATTAGTTAGTCTGAGTTTAGCTGCAACAATTGCTATATCTGTAGCCGTTGCACCAGTTTACGCAGCACCAGGAAATGCTATTTCTGAAAAAGTACATGTCAATCAAAAGAGTAAAGCTCCAGATTTTATATCTGGTAAACTCACAACTCCATCGGAAAAATCAGCAAAAGACATTGTATTTAATTATCTATCACACAAAAAAGAACTATATAAATTTAGTAAAGAGCCATTTTCTAGTTTCCGAGTATTAAGTGAAACAAAAGATGAACTTGGCTATACAAATCTAAAATTACAACAGATCTATAAAGGTGTACCAGTTTTCGGATCTATCGTTTCAGCCCATGTTAATCAAGACGGTGTATTAACAGCTGTTTCAGGAGAAATCGTTCCTGAACTCGATAAAAAACAAGCACTAAAAAGTGGGGCGAAAGTGAAGAGTGAAGAAGCACTTGCTACAGCGGCTAAAGATTTAGAAACTAAATTGGGTCAAATTCCAGAACTTGAACATTCAGCAACTCCTGAATTCGTGGTTTATGTAAAAGATGGACAAGCTAAATTTTCTTATGCAATGGAGTTTGAATTCTTATATCCTGAACCAGGTAATTATCAATATTTTGTCGATGCACAAACAGGTGTCGTGCTAGATTCATATAATCAAATTCATGAAGCAAAACCAACAACAGGACTCTCTGGAACAGATACAGTAGGGACAGGAAAAGGTGTGTTAGGTGATACAAAATCATTCAGCACATTAACAAATAATAACGGATCATACCTTGTAGACCGTACGCGTGGAGATGGAATATTTACTTACGACGCAGGAAACCGCACAAGAACACCTGGAACTCTATGGTTGGATGCTGATAATGTGTTAAACACAGCTTATGATGGTCCAGCTGTTGATGCACATGCATACGCAGCACAAACATTTGATTACTTTAATAACGTTCATAATCGTAATAGTTACGATGGAAATGGAGCAAAATTAGTTTCAACAGTTCATTACGGACGTAGTTATAACAACGCGTTTTGGAGTGGTTCTCAAATGGTTTATGGTGACGGAGACGGCTCTACATTCATCCCATTATCAGGAGCACTTGATGTTATTGCGCACGAGTTGACTCATGCGGTTACGGATACGACTGCGGATCTAGTCTATCAAAATGAATCTGGTGCAATTAACGAATCAATGTCTGATATTTTTGGAACATTAACAGAATATCATTTTAATAACAATCCAGATTGGTTAATTGGGGAAGATATTTATACACCTAGCATTGCAGGAGATGCATTGCGTTCAATGGAAGACCCTACATTACAAGGAGATCCTGATCATTATTCTGTCCGCTACACGGGTACAGGCGATTACGGCGGCGTTCATATTAACTCTGGTATCAGTAATAAAGCTGCATTCTTATTATCCAACGGTGGAAATCATTACGGGGTGAGTGTAGCGGGAATTGGCAATGATAAAACGGGCAAAATTTTCTTCCGTACTTTAACGCAATACTTAACACCAAACTCGAACTTCAGTCAGTACCGCGTGGCATCTGTCCAAGCAGCAACAGATCTTTACGGTTCAAGTAGCAGTGAAGTTTCAAGTGTCAAAGCAGCATTTACAGCGGTTGGTGTTAATTAA
- the serS gene encoding serine--tRNA ligase, with protein MLDVKRVRANYEEIKEKLEKRGEDLGNFDQFAEFDSKRRELIGKTEVLKAERNGASEKIAGMKRNKENADDVILRMRQVGDEIKVLDNELREVEEKFDDMMMRLPNIPHDSVPVGDSEDDNVEDRTWGEIREFDFEPKPHWDLGTDLNIIDFERAAKTTGSRFVFYRGLGARLERALMNFMIDLHTDEHGYEEMLPPYLANRASLTGTGQLPKFEEDAFLIEKEDFFLIPTSEVTVTNFYRDEILNKDTLPQGFAAYSACFRSEAGSAGRDTRGLIRQHQFNKVELVRFVNPDDSYNELEKLTGHAEKVLQLLGLPYRVLKMCTADLGFTAAKKYDIEVWIPTQGVYREISSCSNFEDFQARRANIRFRREANAKPEFVHTLNGSGLALGRTVAAILENYQQEDGSVTIPEVLRPYMGGKKVISN; from the coding sequence ATGTTAGATGTAAAACGCGTTAGAGCCAATTACGAAGAAATCAAAGAGAAACTCGAAAAACGAGGAGAAGATTTAGGGAACTTTGATCAATTTGCTGAGTTTGATTCAAAACGTCGTGAGCTTATAGGTAAAACTGAAGTATTAAAAGCTGAACGTAATGGAGCTTCTGAGAAAATAGCAGGTATGAAGCGCAATAAAGAAAATGCGGATGATGTTATCCTGCGTATGCGTCAAGTAGGCGATGAAATCAAAGTCCTAGATAATGAACTTCGTGAAGTGGAAGAGAAGTTTGATGACATGATGATGCGTTTGCCGAATATTCCACATGACAGCGTTCCAGTTGGGGATTCTGAAGATGATAACGTGGAAGACCGTACATGGGGAGAAATCCGTGAATTTGATTTTGAACCAAAACCACACTGGGATCTTGGAACAGATTTAAATATTATCGATTTTGAACGTGCTGCAAAAACGACGGGAAGTAGATTCGTTTTTTACCGTGGGTTAGGTGCTCGTTTAGAGCGTGCTTTGATGAACTTTATGATTGATCTTCATACAGATGAGCATGGCTACGAAGAAATGTTGCCTCCGTATTTAGCAAACCGTGCAAGCCTAACAGGTACTGGGCAATTGCCGAAATTCGAAGAAGATGCATTTTTAATTGAAAAAGAAGATTTCTTCTTAATTCCAACATCAGAAGTAACGGTCACAAACTTTTACCGTGATGAAATTTTAAATAAAGACACACTGCCACAAGGATTCGCTGCATACAGTGCATGTTTCCGTTCTGAAGCGGGTTCTGCAGGTCGTGATACACGAGGCTTAATTCGTCAACATCAGTTTAACAAAGTGGAACTTGTTCGTTTTGTAAACCCAGATGACTCTTATAATGAGTTGGAAAAATTAACAGGACATGCGGAAAAAGTTCTACAATTATTAGGCTTACCTTATCGAGTATTGAAAATGTGTACAGCAGATTTAGGATTTACGGCTGCGAAAAAATACGATATCGAAGTATGGATTCCAACTCAAGGTGTCTATCGTGAGATTTCTTCTTGCAGTAACTTCGAGGATTTCCAAGCGCGTCGTGCTAACATTCGTTTCCGCCGTGAAGCGAATGCTAAACCGGAATTTGTCCATACCTTAAATGGTAGTGGTTTAGCACTTGGTCGAACAGTTGCAGCCATTTTGGAAAATTACCAACAAGAAGACGGTTCTGTCACTATTCCTGAAGTTTTACGTCCATACATGGGCGGTAAAAAAGTCATTTCTAACTAA
- a CDS encoding glycosyl hydrolase family 18 protein has translation MIYVVEPGDSLFSIATEYNTTTAILTQVNELDNPDVLVVGQTIIIPGIPDPNRPTIESNGYVEFYTEAPSQTLLDEVKKRGPLLTYMMPFSYDVKRDGSLVPLNWGGLEQIAIDENITSAIVVSNIEDGAFSDTLAQEIFASQDVQDTLIANILAEAKAKNAKDIHFDFEYLRSEDRQAYVDFLKRVKEAAGGLTLSAALAPKTSATQAGKWYEGHDYKQIAEVVDFVVIMTYEWGYSGGPPMAVSPIGPVRQVLEYALTEMPASKILMGQNLYGYDWTLPYKPGNPQAQAISSQRAIELARERNAAILYDNTAQAPYFNYWRDGIEHVVWFEDARSMQAKFDLIKELKLRGISYWHMGFKFPQNWALLNETFQVKKI, from the coding sequence ATGATTTATGTAGTGGAGCCAGGGGATAGCCTATTTTCAATCGCTACAGAGTACAATACAACGACGGCAATACTAACTCAGGTTAATGAACTAGACAACCCAGACGTTTTAGTTGTTGGTCAAACAATAATAATTCCGGGTATACCAGATCCCAATCGACCAACTATTGAATCTAACGGTTATGTTGAGTTTTACACAGAAGCTCCATCCCAAACGTTGTTAGATGAAGTGAAGAAACGAGGACCGTTACTAACTTATATGATGCCATTTTCATATGATGTAAAGCGTGACGGCTCTTTGGTCCCTTTAAACTGGGGAGGTCTTGAGCAGATTGCGATTGATGAGAATATCACCTCAGCAATTGTCGTTTCCAATATTGAAGACGGTGCGTTTAGTGATACGCTAGCACAAGAGATTTTTGCCAGTCAAGATGTGCAAGATACGTTAATTGCGAATATCTTAGCTGAAGCAAAAGCTAAGAATGCAAAAGATATTCATTTTGACTTTGAATATTTACGAAGTGAAGACCGACAAGCATATGTCGATTTTTTAAAACGTGTTAAAGAAGCTGCGGGTGGATTAACATTATCTGCTGCTCTTGCGCCTAAAACGTCTGCTACCCAAGCGGGAAAATGGTATGAAGGGCATGACTACAAACAAATTGCTGAAGTAGTCGACTTCGTCGTGATCATGACATACGAATGGGGGTATAGTGGTGGTCCGCCAATGGCTGTGTCGCCTATAGGACCAGTTAGACAAGTTTTGGAATATGCATTAACAGAAATGCCTGCATCCAAAATATTGATGGGTCAAAATTTGTACGGATATGATTGGACATTACCGTATAAACCTGGAAATCCTCAAGCGCAAGCGATCAGTTCTCAACGTGCAATTGAACTAGCACGCGAGCGTAATGCTGCAATACTGTATGATAATACAGCACAAGCTCCTTATTTCAATTACTGGCGAGATGGGATAGAGCATGTAGTGTGGTTTGAGGATGCCCGTTCCATGCAAGCTAAATTTGATTTAATAAAAGAATTAAAATTAAGAGGAATTAGCTATTGGCATATGGGCTTTAAATTCCCACAAAATTGGGCCCTACTAAATGAGACATTTCAAGTTAAAAAAATATAG